The proteins below come from a single Aegilops tauschii subsp. strangulata cultivar AL8/78 chromosome 6, Aet v6.0, whole genome shotgun sequence genomic window:
- the LOC109769812 gene encoding uncharacterized protein has product MAAPESKHETETPAPSREQPPEPVAEAAAGRELQPWEQHAAVINLPRYDYRASGSLLLRSHSGFLITCPIKREKSATKEAISILGEYISDASSHSSEKLEPCVTEAATKKRKIFPEASEIEHSEDTITNGKGDAPESTGSIEVKTNSLHSDTSGNPDRTSNLSLIKLSMSGLLFFSFPTGGVHVVQMLTEVFHSLKSGKLKSPQWCHRIFPIQETCVLSETELHATVSKLFLDFFRNKEDQDEPIKFAVGYSRRGIDETVNKTQKNDNNSSIQQGLMDRQQCFKVVAAAVKSVAKDAIVDLKSPEVAVLVEVLPISGVPVGSSVAGVSVLPAELVSAKPRLCVKALVSDTKTKKK; this is encoded by the exons ATGGCGGCGCCAGAGTCCAAGCACGAGACAGAAACCCCAGCACCCTCCCGCGAGCAGCCGCCGGAGCCAgtagccgaagccgccgccggcCGGGAGCTGCAGCCATGGGAGCAGCACGCTGCGGTGATCAATCTCCCGCGCTACGACTACCGCGCGTCAGGCTCCCTCCTCCTGCGCTCGCACTCCGGCTTCCTCATCACCTGCCCCATCA AACGAGAGAAAAGTGCAACCAAGGAAGCCATTTCAATTCTTGGAGAG TATATTAGCGACGCAAGCAGCCATAGTTCTGAAAAGTTGGAACCATGTGTTACAGAAGCGgcaacaaagaaaagaaaaatatttcCCGAGGCATCCGAAATTGAACATTCAGAAGATACAATAACAAATGGGAAGGGTGATGCGCCAGAATCTACTG GCAGCATTGAAGTAAAAACAAATTCACTTCACTCCGATACAAGTGGAAATCCTGACAGGACTTCGAATCTCTCATTGATTAAGCTATCAATGAGTGGTTTGCTTTTCTTCTCTTTCCCTACTGGTGGCGTTCATGTTGTTCAGATGCTTACCGAAGTATTTCATTCACTGAAATCTGGGAAGCTTAAATCTCCACA GTGGTGTCATCGGATATTCCCTATTCAGGAAACTTGTGTTCTATCAGAAACAGAACTACATGCCACTGTGTCAAAGTTGTTCCTGGACTTCTTCAGGAATAAGGAAGATCAAGATGAGCCTATCAAG TTCGCAGTTGGGTACAGTAGGAGAGGCATTGATGAAACGGTGAATAAGACGCAGAAGAATGACAATAACAGCTCAATTCAACAAGGTTTAATGGATAGGCAACAATGTTTCAaggttgttgctgctgctgtcaAGTCAGTTGCTAAGGACGCAATTGTGGATCTCAAGTCTCCTGAG GTGGCAGTACTAGTGGAGGTGCTCCCCATTTCTGGGGTGCCTGTTGGATCTTCGGTGGCCGGGGTGTCTGTTCTCCCAGCTGAACTCGTCTCGGCTAAGCCTCGTCTTTGTGTCAAGGCTTTGGTGTCTGATACAAAAACAAAGAAGAAGTGA
- the LOC120965871 gene encoding myb family transcription factor MOF1-like, giving the protein MARKQGAAWRRSGFVRQYTRSSVPRMRWTAELESSFVGAVERLGGRDSAKVTPKRILELMDVRGLTISHVKSHLQMYRCTPHDNGKKGDVGAKNPCAFLPETQPQLGLKNHPFATDERGSEGLTFPPMKRAKAGAEVAASCKSMQGNSGMRMMIPGNRCCIDDYVQLQAMSMDRMRRSVNEGLRRHSAAAASLQELRPWVQGPEASKDSKPGAVRRLNHTARQLPSMERYESGCFLFSSATSGECEPAAYLGANQRSPSPWFAVEQRAVKDVSSWPSQSSCALSPSSRSFSDCSGPPDCSFAGQGINLELSLSIPGL; this is encoded by the exons ATGGCGAGGAAGCAGGGGGCGGCATGGAGGAGGAGCGGCTTCGTGAGGCAATACACCAGGTCCAGCGTGCCGAGGATGAGGTGGACGGCCGAGCTCGAGAGCAGCTTCGTGGGAGCCGTCGAGCGCCTCGGCGGCCGGGACAGCGCCA AGGTGACTCCTAAGCGCATTCTCGAGCTCATGGACGTCCGAGGGCTCACCATATCCCACGTCAAGAGCCACCTTCAG ATGTACAGATGCACACCGCATGACAATGGAAAGAAAGGTGACGTAGGTGCCAAAAATCCCTGTGCCTTTCTTCCTG AGACGCAGCCACAACTCGGTCTCAAGAATCACCCGTTTGCCACCGACGAGCGAGGCTCCGAAGGACTCACATTCCCACCCATGAAAAG GGCCAAGGCAGGGGCAGAGGTTGCAGCCTCATGCAAGAGCATGCAAGGGAACAGTGGTATGAGGATGATGATTCCTGGCAACCGGTGCTGCATTGATGATTACGTGCAACTGCAAGCAATGTCCATGGACAGGATGAGGAGGAGCGTAAACGAGGGCCTCCGACGGCACAGCGCTGCTGCTGCAAGCCTCCAGGAATTACGACCCTGGGTGCAAGGCCCAGAGGCCTCTAAG GATAGCAAACCGGGAGCAGTCCGTCGTCTGAACCATACGGCGAGACAGTTACCTTCCATGGAGAGATACGAGAGTGGGTGCTTCCTGTTCAGCAGTGCAACGAGCGGAGAGTGTGAGCCGGCGGCTTACTTGGGGGCCAACCAACGCTCGCCGTCCCCATGGTTCGCCGTGGAGCAGAGAGCCGTGAAAGATGTCTCCTCCTGGCCCAGCCAGAGCAGCTGTGCGCTCTCGCCGTCTTCGAGGAGCTTCAGCGACTGCTCGGGGCCTCCGGACTGCAGTTTTGCTGGGCAGGGGATTAACCTGGAACTTTCTCTGTCGATACCTGGATTGTAG